In Bifidobacteriaceae bacterium, one DNA window encodes the following:
- a CDS encoding MerR family transcriptional regulator, producing MLSVRMLRHYDQVGLLTPARVDPHNGYRFYSPGQLRTAARIRALRDAGCGISQIADLLPLFDRADDLRAALAAHGRSLEAAAEQVAAQQSLLSSIIEHVEEKDTPVAVQERDFPALRVLALRRTIRDYAAEGGLWAEFGSLLGSPGSPPMSQFGPRWGATYFDPDYREAEVDVAVWGEFSGAFEPAGDFLVTEFPSQKVAWATLVGPYDGVGAVSEAIGRWTAAHGYTAAGPMFNINVVSPAQDRDPANWVTEVNYPVAPPAAAALETGAGHAQTD from the coding sequence ATGCTGAGCGTGCGGATGCTGCGGCACTACGACCAGGTGGGGCTGTTGACGCCCGCGCGGGTCGACCCGCACAACGGGTACCGGTTCTACAGCCCCGGCCAGCTGCGGACCGCCGCCCGCATCCGGGCGCTGCGGGACGCCGGGTGCGGCATCTCCCAAATCGCGGACCTGCTGCCGCTGTTCGACCGCGCCGACGATCTCCGGGCGGCCTTGGCCGCCCACGGGCGCAGCCTCGAGGCCGCCGCCGAACAGGTCGCGGCCCAGCAATCGCTCTTGTCATCCATCATTGAGCACGTCGAGGAGAAGGACACGCCCGTCGCCGTCCAGGAGCGCGACTTCCCCGCGCTGCGCGTCTTGGCACTGCGCCGCACCATCCGCGACTACGCGGCGGAAGGAGGCTTGTGGGCCGAGTTCGGCTCGCTCCTGGGAAGCCCCGGCTCGCCGCCCATGTCCCAGTTCGGGCCCCGTTGGGGGGCCACGTACTTCGATCCCGACTACCGCGAAGCGGAAGTGGACGTGGCCGTCTGGGGCGAGTTCTCGGGCGCCTTCGAACCCGCCGGCGACTTCCTGGTCACCGAGTTTCCCTCGCAAAAGGTCGCGTGGGCCACACTGGTGGGCCCCTATGACGGCGTGGGTGCCGTGAGCGAGGCGATCGGCCGCTGGACCGCCGCCCACGGCTACACCGCCGCCGGGCCCATGTTCAACATCAACGTGGTCTCCCCCGCCCAAGACCGCGACCCCGCCAACTGGGTCACGGAAGTCAACTACCCGGTCGCGCCCCCGGCCGCCGCCGCGCTAGAGACAGGAGCGGGCCATGCCCAGACCGACTGA
- a CDS encoding Fic family protein has protein sequence MADKGDWDSYFWPGTQVLLNIPGARGQETLNALEMMAAKSRTFELARQPVDGCFGLEHLRRIHQHLFQDIYEWAGELRTSPPFPMAMFKGGPSPQSIATGKYTADDRYPYRYFPAGEGMVAHLRTWFARLVEPADYAAMSPAVFAGAIAEPWGEINAAHPFREGNTRAQVAFFTQFAAARGHFLDYERFGKDEWFRAKFNAGRFLVQHNTDTSLLAEALAQVIDRRMTGQALGAAGALPEYEPHYVSEV, from the coding sequence GTGGCTGACAAGGGCGACTGGGACAGCTACTTCTGGCCCGGAACGCAGGTGCTGCTGAACATCCCCGGCGCTCGCGGTCAGGAGACCCTGAACGCCCTGGAGATGATGGCGGCGAAGTCCCGGACATTCGAGCTGGCAAGGCAGCCAGTCGACGGCTGCTTCGGCCTCGAGCACTTGCGACGCATCCACCAACATCTGTTCCAGGACATCTACGAGTGGGCCGGCGAGTTGCGCACCTCGCCGCCATTCCCGATGGCGATGTTCAAGGGCGGCCCTTCGCCGCAGTCCATTGCTACGGGCAAGTACACCGCGGATGATCGATACCCTTACCGCTACTTCCCGGCAGGGGAGGGCATGGTCGCCCATCTGCGCACATGGTTCGCCCGGTTGGTCGAACCGGCGGACTACGCGGCCATGAGCCCAGCGGTGTTCGCCGGTGCCATCGCCGAGCCGTGGGGCGAAATCAATGCCGCCCACCCGTTCCGCGAGGGCAACACCCGCGCCCAGGTCGCGTTCTTCACTCAATTCGCCGCCGCCCGCGGCCACTTCCTCGACTATGAGCGTTTCGGGAAGGACGAGTGGTTCCGCGCCAAGTTCAATGCCGGGCGGTTCTTAGTCCAGCACAACACCGACACGTCTCTCTTGGCGGAGGCCCTTGCCCAGGTGATCGACCGGCGGATGACGGGCCAGGCCCTCGGGGCAGCCGGAGCTTTGCCCGAATACGAGCCGCACTACGTCTCCGAGGTGTGA
- a CDS encoding thymidine phosphorylase has translation MSETRKFRRPAMLDPRDADQLVGGIDPALEAELAHSSAQALVARARTEAPDDPALTARLVSLVENEGIETLAELWSHSPPNSLPGALWRVYALREWVRHDPRTVSERYKLGEQRQPVARVVAGAVEPPGPTEMLQLADAVLSGLFTGELDVALERAAAFARILSTGSALDADWLDQSDPIDAAAVTRRAESLLSTAEALESAAAQWRSGKLE, from the coding sequence GTGAGCGAAACGCGCAAGTTCCGCCGGCCGGCCATGCTGGACCCGCGCGATGCGGACCAACTGGTGGGCGGAATCGACCCGGCGCTGGAAGCCGAACTGGCCCACTCCAGCGCGCAGGCGCTGGTGGCGCGCGCAAGGACGGAGGCGCCGGACGACCCGGCGTTGACCGCGCGGCTGGTCTCGCTGGTGGAAAACGAGGGCATTGAGACGCTGGCGGAACTCTGGTCGCATTCGCCGCCGAACTCGCTGCCGGGGGCGCTGTGGCGCGTGTACGCGCTCAGGGAATGGGTGCGGCACGACCCTCGAACCGTGTCCGAACGCTACAAACTCGGCGAGCAGCGCCAACCCGTGGCGCGGGTGGTGGCGGGCGCGGTCGAACCGCCCGGGCCAACCGAGATGCTGCAACTCGCTGACGCAGTGCTGTCCGGGCTGTTCACCGGCGAACTCGACGTGGCCCTGGAACGGGCGGCGGCCTTCGCCCGCATCCTCTCCACAGGATCCGCATTGGACGCGGACTGGTTGGACCAAAGCGACCCAATCGACGCAGCGGCGGTCACACGGCGGGCGGAAAGCCTGCTCAGCACCGCTGAGGCGCTCGAATCGGCGGCCGCCCAATGGCGGTCCGGCAAACTTGAATAA